A genomic region of Oryza glaberrima chromosome 1, OglaRS2, whole genome shotgun sequence contains the following coding sequences:
- the LOC127760835 gene encoding uncharacterized protein LOC127760835 gives MGNPPELYHRILNIPRETSPQEIRAAYKSLVKKWHPDKHPPSSKPEAEARFKAITEAYEALLDQQENRAVFGVCCNDGRAGEKAMACGVVGGGGAHIARTRSDDFGARMAPGTPAREFKKVYSSGNSGGRRAFAEFSSSIMRKAPPLERKLDCTLEELCHGCKKEVKFTRDVVTKNGSIVKKEVSQMVLVKPGWKKGNKITFEGMGDERPGCLPADAVFVISEKKHPVFKRVGNDLVLKAEVPLVSALTGWSFSFRLLSGKKVSCSFQDEIICPGYEKIIKGEGMPIADQKGTRGDLRVKFEIAFPKQLTDEQRDGLAQILRGCAWD, from the exons ATGGGGAACCCTCCCGAGCTGTACCACCGCATCCTCAACATCCCCAGGGAGACCTCGCCGCAGGAAATCCGCGCCGCCTACAAGAGCCTCGTCAAGAAATGGCACCCCGACAAGCACCCGCCGTCCTCCAAGCCCGAGGCCGAGGCCCGCTTCAAGGCCATCACCGAGGCCTACGAG GCGCTCCTTGACCAGCAGGAGAACAGGGCGGTGTTCGGGGTGTGCTGCAACGACGGCCGCGCGGGCGAGAAGGCCATGGCGTGcggcgtggtcggcggcggaggggcacACATCGCGAGGACGCGCAGCGACGACTTCGGCGCGAGGATGGCGCCCGGCACGCCGGCGAGGGAGTTCAAGAAGGTGTACAGCTCCGGCAactccggcgggcggcgcgcgttCGCCGAGTTCTCCAGCTCAATCATGCGCAaggcgccgccgctggagcGCAAGCTCGACTGCACCCTCGAGGAGCTCTGCCACGGCTGCAAGAAGGAGGTCAAGTTCACCCGCGACGTCGTCACCAAGAACGG GTCAATAGTCAAGAAGGAGGTGAGCCAGATGGTGCTGGTGAAACCAGGGTGGAAGAAAGGGAACAAGATCACATTTGAAGGCATGGGGGATGAGAGGCCAGGGTGCCTACCGGCCGATGCCGTCTTCGTCATATCGGAGAAGAAACACCCTGTCTTTAAGAGGGTAGGCAACGACCTGGTGCTGAAAGCCGAGGTGCCATTGGTGAGCGCGCTCACCGGCTGGTCCTTCTCATTCAGGCTCCTGAGTGGCAAGAAGGTGAGCTGCTCATTTCAGGATGAGATCATCTGCCCAGGATATGAGAAGATCATCAAAGGGGAAGGGATGCCAATTGCCGATCAGAAAGGAACACGGGGTGATCTAAGGGTGAAGTTTGAGATCGCGTTCCCGAAGCAGCTTACTGACGAGCAACGCGACGGTCTTGCTCAAATTCTGAGAGGATGTGCATGGGATTGA
- the LOC127758041 gene encoding glycosyltransferase BC10-like yields MKAAMADEFKIVLTRKERFLYLAKAVVFLVIFALGVVAGLWTATGPRRCCSTYTNILFPSTTVYRYRGGGGGSFSEFVAPTRLMHDMTDEQLFWRATMAPASSGGAYPFQRVPKVAFMFLAGRGVLPLAPLWERFFRGHEGLFSIYVHAPPGMVLNVSDDSPFYGRQIPSQETSWGSITLMDAEKRLLANALLDFSNDRFVLLSESCIPVQSFPVAYGYLTGSRHSFVEVYYHKGKTCRGRYSRRMEPDITLPQWRKGSQWFELRRDLAVAALTDARYYPLFRRHCRPSCYPDEHYLPTFVAMLHGADNSNRTVTYVDWSRGGAHPATYTAGDVTPELILSIRRSEVPCMYNSRPTTACFLFARKFSADALEPLLNISSTVMQY; encoded by the exons ATGAAGGCCGCCATGGCTGATGAATTCAAGATTGTGCTCACGAGGAAGGAGAGGTTCCTCTACCTCGCCAAAGCCGTCGTGTTCCTTGTGATCTTCGCGCTCGGCGTGGTCGCCGGCCTATGGACGGCCACCGGGCCTCGCCGGTGCTGCAGCACATACACCAACATTCTTTTCCCGAGCACCACCGTGTACCgctaccgcggcggcggcggcggtagcttCTCGGAGTTCGTGGCTCCGACGCGGCTCATGCACGATATGACGGACGAGCAGCTGTTCTGGCGCGCTACGatggcgccggcgtcgtccgGTGGCGCGTACCCGTTCCAGCGCGTGCCCAAGGTGGCCTTCATGttcctcgccggccgcggcgtccTGCCGCTGGCGCCGCTCTGGGAGCGATTCTTCCGTGGACACGAGGGCCTCTTCTCCATCTACGTCCACGCGCCGCCCGGGATGGTGCTCAACGTGTCCGACGACTCGCCGTTCTACGGCCGGCAGATCCCCAGCCAG GAAACCTCATGGGGATCCATAACACTCATGGACGCCGAGAAGCGGCTGCTGGCGAACGCGCTGCTGGACTTCTCCAACGATCGGTTCGTCCTCCTCTCCGAGAGCTGCATACCGGTGCAGAGCTTCCCGGTGGCGTACGGCTACCTCACCGGCTCGCGCCACAGCTTCGTGGAGGTCTACTACCACAAGGGCAAGACGTGCCGCGGCCGGTACAGCCGCCGCATGGAGCCGGACATCACGCTGCCGCAGTGGAGGAAGGGCTCCCAGTGGTTCGAGCTCAGGCGAGACCTCGCCGTGGCCGCCCTGACGGACGCCAGGTACTACCCGCTCTTCCGGCGGCACTGCCGGCCGTCGTGCTACCCCGACGAGCACTACCTCCCGACGTTCGTCGCCATGCTCCACGGCGCGGACAACTCGAACCGCACCGTGACGTACGTCGACTGGTCCAGAGGCGGCGCGCACCCGGCGACGTACACCGCCGGCGACGTCACGCCGGAGCTGATCCTGAGCATCAGGAGGAGCGAGGTGCCCTGCATGTACAACTCCCGGCCGACCACGGCGTGCTTTCTGTTCGCGAGGAAGTTCTCCGCCGACGCGCTGGAGCCGCTGCTCAACATCTCATCGACGGTGATGCAGTACTAG
- the LOC127770028 gene encoding chloride channel protein CLC-c-like, which produces MAVGTESGSGGVAESAPSTPMSAMTTTPISARSVRWESDMPDIEEGGGGLERPLLRRRGTNTTSQMAIVGANVCPIESLDYELVENEVYKQDWRSRGKLQIFHYQILKWVLALLVGLIVGLIGFFNNIAVENIAGFKLLLTTNLMLQNRYKAAFLWFISCNAMLAAAAAALCAYFGPAAAGSGIPEVKAYLNGVDAPSILAPSTLFVKIVGSIFGVSAGFVLGKEGPMVHTGACVASFLGQGGSRKYGFTWNWLRYFKNDLDRRDLITCGAAAGVTAAFRAPVGGVLFALEEATSWWRSALLWRTFSTTAVAAMVLRSLIEYCRSGNCGLFGKGGLIMFDVSSQVTSYTTMDLAAVVLLAIVGGLLGALFNFLLNRILRVYSYINEKGAPYKIILTVVISLVTSCCSFGLPWLTACTPCPPELAASGHCPTIGRSGNFKNFRCPPGQYNAMASLFLNTNDDAIRNLFSGGTESEFGVPMLLAFFTAVYSLGLVTYGVAVPSGLFIPVILSGASFGRLLGKLLGALTGLDTGLFALLGAASFLGGTMRMTVSVCVILLELTNDLLLLPLIMLVLLVSKTVADCFNKGVYEQMVRMKGLPYLEAHAEPCMRSLVAGDVVSAPLIAFSSVESVGTVVDTLRRTGHNGFPVIEDAPFAPEPELCGLVLRSHLLVLLRAKTFTADRVKTGAAEVFRKLAPFDFAKPGSGKGLTVDDLDLTEEEMAMYVDLHPIANRSPYTVVENMSLAKAAVLFRQLGLRHMCVVPRTPGRPPVVGILTRHDFMPGYIRGLFPNVLRE; this is translated from the exons ATGGCTGTAGGAACAGAGAGTGGCTCGGGCGGCGTAGCTGAGAGCGCCCCCTCGACGCCAATGTCGGCAATGACAACAACGCCCATATCGGCGAGGTCGGTGAGGTGGGAGAGCGACATGCCGGACatcgaggagggaggcggcgggctggagcggccgctgctgcgccgccgcggcaccaACACCACGTCGCAGATGGCCATCGTCGGCGCCAACGTCTGCCCCATCGAGAGCCTCGATTACGA ACTTGTGGAGAATGAAGTGTACAAGCAGGACTGGAGATCAAGGGGGAAATTGCAAATCTTCCACTATCAGATCCTTAAATGGGTCCTAGCACTTCTTGTTGGATTAATAGTTGGCCTAATAGGATTCTTCAACAACATTGCCGTCGAAAACATAGCCGGGTTCAAGCTGCTCCTGACGACCAATCTAATGCTCCAGAACAG GTACAAGGCGGCCTTTCTATGGTTTATCAGCTGCAATGCAATGTTGGCAGCAGCCGCTGCAGCATTGTGCGCTTACTTTGGCCCAGCGGCTGCCGGATCTGGCATACCTGAGGTGAAGGCCTATCTGAATGGTGTCGACGCGCCGTCCATCTTAGCGCCCAGTACCCTCTTCGTCAAG ATTGTTGGGTCTATATTTGGGGTGTCTGCTGGGTTTGTGCTGGGCAAGGAAGGTCCTATGGTGCACACTGGGGCTTGTGTTGCCTCCTTTCTAGGACAAGGCGGGTCGCGCAAGTATGGCTTCACTTGGAATTGGCTCAGGTACTTCAAGAATGATTTGGACCGCAGGGATCTGATCACCTGTGGAGCTGCAGCAGGAGTTACAGCAGCCTTCCGCGCCCCTGTCGGCGGTGTCCTCTTCGCACTTGAAGAAGCAACATCCTG GTGGCGGAGCGCGCTTCTCTGGAGGACATTCTCCACGACAGCAGTGGCGGCAATGGTGCTAAGGTCCCTAATAGAGTACTGCCGCAGCGGCAACTGTGGCCTGTTCGGGAAAGGAGGGCTGATCATGTTCGACGTAAGTTCACAGGTGACATCATACACCACCATGGATCTCGCCGCGGTTGTGCTGCTCGCCATCGTCGGCGGGCTACTTGGAGCACTCTTCAACTTCCTCCTCAATCGGATCCTTCGTGTGTATAGCTACATCAACGA GAAAGGCGCGCCGTACAAGATCATTCTTACGGTGGTCATCTCGCTGGTCACCTCGTGCTGCTCCTTCGGCTTGCCGTGGCTGACGGCGTGCACGCCATGCCCGCCGGAGCTGGCCGCCAGCGGCCACTGCCCGACCATCGGCCGCTCCGGCAACTTCAAGAACTTCCGGTGTCCGCCGGGGCAGTACAACGCCATGGCGTCGCTGTTCCTCAACACCAACGACGACGCCATCCGCAACCTCTTCAGCGGCGGCACGGAGAGCGAGTTCGGCGTGCCCATGCTGCTCGCGTTCTTCACCGCCGTCTACTCGCTCGGCCTGGTCACCTACGGCGTGGCCGTGCCGTCGGGCCTCTTCATCCCCGTGATCCTCTCCGGCGCGTCGTTCGGCCGGCTGCTCGGGAAGCTGCTCGGCGCGCTCACCGGCCTCGACACAGGGCTCTTCGCGCTGCTCGGCGCGGCGTCCTTCCTCGGCGGGACGATGCGGATGACGGTGTCGGTGTGCGTCATCCTCCTGGAGCTCACCAACGacctcctgctgctgccgctcaTCATGCTGGTGCTGCTCGTCTCCAAGACGGTGGCCGACTGCTTCAACAAGGGCGTGTACGAGCAGATGGTGCGCATGAAGGGGCTCCCTTACCTGGAGGCGCACGCCGAGCCGTGCATGCGCAGcctggtcgccggcgacgtcgtgtCCGCGCCGCTCATCGCCTTCTCCAGCGTCGAGAGCGTCGGCACCGTCGTGGACACGCTGCGCCGCACGGGGCACAACGGGTTCCCGGTGATCGAGGACGCGCCGTtcgcgccggagccggagctgtGCGGCCTCGTGCTGCGCTCCCACCTCCTCGTGCTCCTCCGCGCCAAGACCTTCACCGCCGACCGCGTCAagaccggcgccgccgaggtgtTCCGCAAGCTCGCGCCGTTCGACTTCGCCAAGCCCGGGTCGGGCAAGGGCCTCACTGTCGACGACCTGGACCTCACCGAGGAGGAGATGGCCATGTACGTCGACCTCCACCCGATCGCCAACCGCTCGCCGTACACCGTAGTGGAGAACATGTCGCTGGCCAAGGCCGCCGTGCTCTTCCGCCAGCTCGGCCTCCGCCACATGTGCGTCGTGCCGAGGACGCCGGGG AGGCCGCCGGTGGTCGGGATCCTGACGCGACACGACTTCATGCCGGGTTACATCCGCGGGTTGTTTCCGAACGTCCTCCGTGAGTAg
- the LOC127768146 gene encoding F-box protein At5g07610-like, whose protein sequence is MDGEIGEDMLTEILVRLPYKSLARFQCVATSWRRLISGDYLRRRLPLITSGVLYQEGRGGGGEGRRRQAYTYACASGGGDHGGGVAEADMGFFPGHETSTIIDGCNGMLLYYASHPAAAFHVVNPTTRRWARLPPPRGKTLLSVLAFDPSASPHYRVVCFTGWLPRGASVEVFDSEGGAWRDHELDFGLDTDAMSATMHYFDGAIHVLAYSGHVVRIDLGTMACAVTALPAPVSCRARAGHCRGRLRYASSDGTRLKFWELKNAATSEWALKHELGVNDLVAGEASGACQAVTFLFMAFHPDREMVYLWTPWKLVAFDMEKRRVEEEWEVGPEKEKEGAHLIQIWLFPFSRHLANSLA, encoded by the coding sequence ATGGACGGCGAGATTGGGGAGGACATGCTCACGGAGATTCTGGTGAGGCTGCCGTACAAGTCGCTGGCGAGGTTCCAGTGCGTGGCCACGTCGTGGCGGCGCCTCATCTCCGGCGACTACCTCCGCCGGAGGCTGCCGCTCATCACCTCCGGTGTGCTGTACCAGGaaggccggggcggcggcggcgaagggaggaggaggcaggcgtACACGTACGCGTGCGCGTCGGGGGGTGgtgaccacggcggcggcgtggcggaggcCGACATGGGATTCTTCCCCGGGCACGAGACGTCCACCATCATCGACGGGTGCAACGGCATGCTGCTGTACTACGCATcgcacccggcggcggcgttccaCGTCGTGAACccgacgacgcggcggtgggcgaggctgccgccgccgcgcgggaaGACGCTGCTGTCCGTGCTGGCGTTCGACCCCTCCGCGTCCCCGCACTACAGGGTGGTGTGCTTCACCGGGTGGCTCCCCCGCGGCGCGTCCGTCGAGGTGTTCGACTCCGAGGGCGGCGCGTGGCGCGACCACGAGCTCGACTTCGGGCTCGACACCGACGCCATGTCGGCCACCATGCACTACTTCGACGGCGCGATCCACGTGCTGGCCTACTCGGGCCACGTCGTCCGCATCGACCTCGGGACCATGGCGTGCGCGGTGACCGCGCTCCCGGCCCCGGTCAGCTGCCGGGCGCGCGCCGGGCACTGCCGTGGCCGCCTCCGGTACGCGTCCAGCGACGGCACGCGCCTCAAGTTCTGGGAGCTCAAGAACGCGGCCACATCGGAGTGGGCACTGAAGCACGAGCTGGGGGTCaatgacctcgtcgccggcgaggcgagcggagCTTGCCAGGCCGTCACCTTCTTGTTCATGGCGTTCCACCCGGACAGGGAGATGGTGTACCTGTGGACGCCATGGAAGCTCGTGGCGTTCGACATGGAGAAGAGGCGCGTCGAGGAGGAGTGGGAGGTCGggccggagaaggagaaggaaggCGCGCATCTCATTCAGATTTGGCTGTTTCCGTTCTCGCGCCATCTGGCCAACAGCTTGGCCTGA